A genomic segment from Corylus avellana chromosome ca5, CavTom2PMs-1.0 encodes:
- the LOC132181160 gene encoding uncharacterized protein LOC132181160: protein MRPSVSTTQEFLKEGEEGVAMGVQRKGANRVSEDPEELTRVPLQAILLADSFATKFRPITLERPKVLLPVVNVPMINYTLAWLESAGVEEVIVFCCAHSKQVIDYLESSEWFSHPNFSVTTIVSHNSISAGDALRVIYERNVINGDFVLISGDAVSNMSLTQVLKEHKERKKKDSNAVMTMVIRPSKPSPITRQSRLGTDELFLAIDPNTKQLLYYEEKAEYSKGVICLDKLLLTDNPSISLHNDAQDCYIDICSPEVLSLFTDNFDYQHLRRHFVKALLVDDIMDYKIFTHEIHSSYAARIDNFRSYDTISKDIIQRRTYPFVPDVKFFGNSATKLERQGMYRASEVVQSRYAEIGPFTVIGNGTKIESNTKISNSVVGEGCTIGSNVSIEGSYIWDNVIIEDDCKIMHAIVCDGVVMKSGAVLEPGVVLSFKVVIGQQFVVPSYSKVSLHPQPTKQDSDEELEYADDSSGVAKILSITSTLEGSKEAMTSQLLEKQSWPTYELGTGGVGYVWSVCEGSHEEEWRHSIAPIPADKLAEAMQTTDDDLELLTHDGSVLPTAGELKPDYIDSDDDVNEDSRDESFESEVEEAFLRFVCENIKEENAISEQRTFRVTCTKSCADAAGVIFYSMMKLSLETPHSSPSELFNNAVNVITQWQKLLKSFLTDIDAEIEVILKFEEMCLESTTEFSPLFSQILWLLYDKEIIQEDAILKWDDEKKDADDFDKVFVKKSEEFIKWLREAPEEDDEEVGED from the exons ATGAGGCCGTCAGTCTCTACTACACAGG AGTTTCTTAAGGAGGGTGAAGAAGGAGTAGCAATGGGTGTACAGAGAAAGGGTGCAAATAGGGTTTCCGAGGACCCTGAGGAACTGACACGCGTACCCTTGCAGGCCATCCTCTTGGCTGATAGCTTCGCCACCAAGTTCCGTCCCATCACCCTCGAACGCCCCAAA GTATTATTACCAGTAGTAAATGTCCCGATGATAAATTACACCTTAGCATGGCTTGAATCTGCTGGTGTTGAAGAGGTTATTGTCTTTTGCTGTGCTCATTCCAAGCAAGTGATTGATTATTTGGAGAGTTCTGAGTGGTTTTCTCATCCAAACTTCTCGGTCACGACGATAGTGTCCCACAATTCTATCAGTGCTGGTGATGCTTTGCGCGTAATTTATGAGCGCAATGTG ATAAATGGAGATTTCGTCCTTATTAGCGGAGATGCTGTGAGCAACATGTCACTTACACAGGTGCTTAAAGAACAtaaggagagaaagaagaaagatagtAATGCTGTAATGACCATGGTTATTAGACCGTCAAAGCCTTCTCCAATTACTCGCCAATCTCGACTTGGTACTGACGAGCTGTTTTTGGCAATAGATCCTAATACTAAGCAGCTTTTATATTATGAGGAGAAGGCAGAGTATTCAAAAGGCGTGATATGTCTTGATAAGTTGCTGCTCACTGACAATCCATCAATTTCTTTACACAACGATGCACAG GATTGCTATATTGACATCTGCTCGCCAGAAGTGCTTAGCCTTTTTACTGACAATTTTGATTATCAACATCTACGACGCCATTTTGTCAAGGCCTTGCTTGTTGATGAT ATTATGGACTACAAAATCTTCACTCATGAAATTCACTCAAGTTATGCGGCTAGAATTGATAACTTCCGAAGCTATGACACTATTAGTAAGGACATAATCCAAAGGAGGACATACCCATTTGTGCCAGATGTTAAGTTCTTTGGGAACTCTGCCACCAAACTTGAAAGACAGGGGATGTATCGAGCATCGG aAGTAGTGCAATCTCGTTATGCAGAAATTGGTCCTTTTACTGTTATTGGAAATGGTACCAAGATTGAGAGCAACACTAAGATTTCAAATTCAGTTGTTGGGGAAGGTTGTACTATAGGATCAAATGTTTCAATAGAAGGTTCCTATATATGGGATAATGTCATTATTGAAGATGACTGCAAGATAATGCATGCAATAGTATGTGATGGAGTGGTTATGAAGTCAGGAGCAGTTTTGGAACCTGGCGTGGTTTTATCTTTTAAG GTTGTAATAGGGCAACAATTTGTTGTTCCTTCATACTCAAAGGTATCATTGCATCCACAACCAACTAAGCAGGATAGTGATGAGGAGCTGGAGTATGCTGACGATAGCAGTGGGGTTGCAAAAATTTTAT CAATCACAAGTACATTGGAAGGGTCAAAAGAGGCGATGACATCCCAATTATTGGAGAAACAAAGTTGGCCTACTTATGAG CTTGGTACAGGTGGGGTTGGATATGTTTGGTCAGTATGTGAAGGAAGCCATGAAGAAGAATGGAGACATTCAATTGCACCAATTCCTGCAGATAAGCTTGCTGAGGCAATGCAAACTACTGACGATGATCTGGAGTTGTTAACCCATGATGGCAGTGTTCTCCCAACTGCGGGAGAGTTGAAACCTGACTATATCGATTCAGATGATGATGTTAATGAGGATTCCAGAGATGAATCCTTTGAGTCGGag GTTGAAGAAGCTTTTCTACGGTTTGTGtgtgaaaatattaaagaagAGAACGCAATCTCTGAACAGAGAACATTTCg GGTGACATGCACGAAGTCATGTGCGGACGCTGCTGGagttatattttattcaatgaTGAAATTGTCATTAGAAACTCCGCATAGCTCACCTA GTGAACTGTTTAATAATGCCGTGAATGTAATTACACAATGGCAAAAACTTCTGAAGTCTTTCCTGACTGACATTGATGCCGAG ATTGAAGTAATACTAAAGTTTGAAGAAATGTGTTTGGAATCTACCACCGAGTTCTCCCCATTGTTCTCACAA ATACTGTGGCTTCTGTATGACAAAGAAATTATACAAGAAGATGCTATTCTAAAGTGGGATGATGAGAAAAAAGACGCTGACGATTTCGATAAAGTTTTTGTTAAGAAGTCGGAAGAATTCATTAAA TGGTTGAGAGAGGCTCCTGAAGAAGATGACGAAGAAGTCGGAGAAGATTAG